One Microplitis mediator isolate UGA2020A chromosome 3, iyMicMedi2.1, whole genome shotgun sequence DNA segment encodes these proteins:
- the LOC130665683 gene encoding diacylglycerol lipase-beta-like isoform X2, giving the protein MPALHLFGRKWLAATDDLVYPGLFEIFIRVVWFVLIGIACLRYYGETWQCKVGGQLVRVFFGGELVILGVVTILVFIMVNHSARGSITDTYARRFVEPLLTVKVLLLVPEIAWNILGSLWVLSDHVQCTDEHYTITVIEALVFFDWVLIGLALLGLALVFDPLGSLTYSDKVIEDSVEHGKVSRIWLRRFKFLWWMHRDESATETFQHVAGLLSALFRGTDLVPSDVVAGCILLRIRQKRETLELRRLKILDRPEYTIDSRIIFTNTPAWMSLEWAHHYMKLSIASYGWLFVLYQNACTGCCKLIPHMSCCGCSTRHQPIVLEDNCCLCSLAGVKYLSQLSQDDILFASFRNHLCEIPFCVVADHKTASIVIVIRGSLSLRDLITDIAAASDSFEPEGLPPGSMAHRGMIIGAKMLLKQLDQHKILEKAFATYPNYGLTVTGHSLGAGLAVLLALLIRPRYPDLKVYAFATPAGLLSREAARATEDFVLSVGLGDDLVMRLSVDSMENFRTSLLITLQACRLPKYRVVLNGFGYALFGVPDRDLHRTWRSGNTINSIPGQLPLLAGETSGVRQSETMILERDVTRRRYSKVRLYNAGRILHIARLKSSQEDTSDKKSKKDQQYQMRWAQAEDFMELSVMPRMLLDHLPENLEIALGTLLKQQQDLPVYLDSS; this is encoded by the exons atgcCTGCATTGCATCTGTTCGGTCGTAAATGGCTCGCAGCGACTGATGATCTCGTCTATCCAGgtctttttgaaattttcattcgTGTTGTTTG GTTTGTGTTGATAGGAATTGCATGCTTGAGATATTATGGAGAAACTTGGCAGTGCAAAGTCGGTGGTCAACTTGTACGTGTTTTTTTTGGCGGTGAATTAGTTATACTTGGTGTTGTTACCATTCTTGTTTTTATTATGGTCAATCACAGCGCACGAGGGTCTATTACTGATACTTATGCACGGAGATTTGTTGAGCCGCTTTTGACagtcaa ggTCCTGCTGCTGGTTCCAGAAATTGCCTGGAATATACTGGGATCCCTTTGGGTACTAAGTGACCACGTCCAGTGCACAGACGAGCATTACACAATAACAGTGATCGAAGCCCTTGTGTTCTTTGACTGGGTGCTCATCGGGTTGGCGTTGCTCGGTCTCGCTCTTGTCTTCGATCCCCTCGGGTCTCTCACCTACTCTGACAAAGTTATCGAGGACTCGGTCGAGCACGGCAAGGTGTCGCGCATCTGGCTTCGCCGGTTCAAATTCTTATGGTGGATGCACCGAGACGAGAGTGCCACCGAGACATTCCAACATGTTGCTG GACTACTGAGTGCGCTATTCAGAGGCACCGATTTAGTCCCATCAGATGTTGTCGCCGGATGCATTTTATTGCGAATACGTCAGAAACGTGAAACACTCGAGTTACGTCGCTTGAAAATTCTCGATCGTCCCGAGTATAcaattg attcacggataatatttacaaacaCGCCAGCATGGATGTCACTAGAATGGGCTCATCATTACATGAAACTATCGATAGCATCGTACGGATGGCTATTTGTATTGTATCAAAACGCGTGTACAGGTTGTTGCAAATTGATTCCTCACATGAGTTGCTGCGGTTGCTCAACAAGACACCAGCCAATTGTTCTTGAGGACAATTGCTGTCTCTGTAGTCTCGCTGGCGTTAAATATCTTTCACAATTGTCTCAAGATGACATTCTTTTCGCATCTTTTCGCAATCATCTGTGCGAA attCCATTTTGTGTCGTCGCTGATCACAAAACCGCAAGTATCGTGATAGTAATCAGAGGTTCATTGTCATTGAGAGATCTTATTACTGACATTGCTGCCGCGTCTGATTCATTTGAACCTGAGGGTTTACCGCCCGGTAGTAtg gcaCACCGAGGAATGATTATTGGCGCAAAAATGCTTCTGAAACAACTGGACCAGCATAAAATACTCGAGAAAGCATTTGCGACATACCCCAATTACGGATTGACTGTAACAG gtCACAGTCTCGGTGCCGGCCTTGCTGTTCTTCTGGCATTACTTATACGTCCacgttaccccgatttaaaaGTTTACGCTTTTGCAACTCCAG CCGGATTGCTGAGCAGAGAAGCCGCTCGAGCGACTGAAGATTTCGTGCTGTCGGTCGGGTTAGGCGATGATCTAGTGATGCGACTGAGTGTCGACAGCATGGAAAACTTCAGAACATCTTTGCTGATCACTCTGCAGGCTTGCAGGTTACCCAAA TACCGAGTTGTGTTGAATGGATTTGGATACGCATTATTTGGAGTACCAGACAGAGATTTACACAGAACTTGGAGAAGTGGTAATACAATAAATTCAATACCTGGACAGTTACCGCTACTTGCTGGTGAAACTTCTGGTGTACGTCAatcg gAAACAATGATCTTAGAACGTGATGTCACAAGGAGAAGATATTCTAAAGTAAGATTATACAATGCTGGTCGTATTCTTCATATTGCGCGTCTTAAATCTTCACAAGAAGATACTAG tgataaaaaatcaaaaaaagacCAGCAGTATCAAATGCGATGGGCGCAGGCTGAAGACTTTATGGAACTTTCAGTAATGCCGCGAATGTTACTGGATCACTTAccagaaaatttagaaatagcACTAGGTACTCTATTGAAACAACAACAAGACCTACCGGTTTATTTAGATTCatcgtaa
- the LOC130665682 gene encoding translocation protein SEC63 homolog: MGGQKFQYDESGGTFFYFLLSFLALILVPGTYYLWPRCPKPDAEQLSRECHCPRCKKKKEILSSNDLWKATRARLLKIFIILCWVALVFLAYKVSQYDAEMANFDPYEILGVSSGASEREIKRAYRKLSLILHPDKETGDEKAFMKLTKAYQALTDEEARKNWEKYGNPDGPGAMSFGIALPSWIVEKKNSVWVLGLYAMVFMVALPTVVGMWWYKSIRYTGDQILLETTKIYYAFFNSQRLTTLKRVIMILGASSEFSKDSNPEIVIRQSDNEEVPSLMKKIQNLGEKNKEFPLCRNYSLKARAIIYAHLSRIPLNPETLEQDRQYIIKKCPYLIQEMIMCVNQLIFLAYSGRIACLPTIETIENCMKLSPMIVQGFWEFTNPLLQLPHIEEEHLKHFSGKKRKIKTLQQLAQLKGDERRQILRNLTDEQYEDVMRVLGNMPYVDFKVQSEVIDDDNPTVYTAEAVVTVTVTLYRKDMRHLFGDESVKEKTVEDDEDKDSNNEEAEPSSAKSALWRKQKKGTKKTRNKKQQRVTKKTPTTKQPVKSEKSPNSKEASESEKTNQEKDKVEKSDKNESDKLGRESNGSESEAESEKSEEETESKAEEKKESFEDEDDDEWEKFQQRMNKREKVLEGRSNLSHEVHCPLFPDVKQEYWWVYICDRKSHTLITTPVHITSLVDKEEVQLRFTAPSWPRVYTFSVCLRSDSYLGFYQTQDIKLDVKEAPAVPTQHPQWDISDEETAEEVDVGDEHSEYTTDEDVSDNE, encoded by the exons aTGGGCGgccaaaaatttcaatatgaCGAAAGTGGCGGaacatttttctattttttattatcattcctCGCCCTTATTCTCGTGCCAGGAACTTATTACCTCTGGCCACGCTGCCCTAAACCAG ATGCTGAGCAATTGTCAAGAGAATGTCATTGTCCTAggtgtaaaaagaaaaaagaaatattgtCATCAAATGACTTATGGAAGGCAACCAGAGCGcgtttact aaaaatttttattattttatgttggGTCGCACTAGTATTTTTAGCTTACAAAGTTTCACAGTATGATGCTGAAATGGCTAATTTTGATCCTTATGAAATTCTTGGAGTCTCAtcg ggCGCATCtgaaagagaaataaaaaggGCGTATCGTAAATTATCGTTGATACTTCACCCTGACAAAGAAACTGGAGATGAAAAAGCATTTATGAAGCTAACAAAAg CTTACCAAGCGCTGACTGATGAAGAGGCTCGTAAAAACTGGGAAAAATACGGGAATCCAGATGGACCTGGTGCTATGAGCTTCGGAATCGCTCTGCCCTCGTGGATcgtcgagaaaaaaaattcggtgtgggtactgggtctctatGCGATGGTTTTCATGGTCGCGTTGCCTACAGTTGTCGGCATGTGGTGGTACAAGAGTATCCGGTACACCGGTGACCAAATTTTACTCGAGACaactaaaatttactatgcGTTCTTCAATTCCCAACGGCTGACAACTTTGAAACGAGTTATTATGATTCTCGGCGCTTCTAGTGAGTTTTCAAAAGATTCTAATCCGGAAATAGTTATACGGCAGTCTGATAACGAAGAAGTACCTTCa ctgatgaagaaaattcaaaatttaggagagaaaaataaagaatttccACTGTGTCGTAATTATTCTCTGAAAGCGCGAGCTATTATTTACGCTCATTTATCGCGTATTCCATTAAATCCGGAGACACTGGAACAAGACCgtcaatatattattaaaaaatgtccttatttaattcaagaaatgATCATGTGTGtcaatcaattaatatttctGGCTTACAGTGGTCGCA tcGCGTGTCTACCGACGATCGAGACCATCGAGAATTGTATGAAATTAAGTCCGATGATAGTTCAAGGATTTTGGGAATTTACTAACCCGCTTTTACAATTACCGCACATTGAAGAGGAACATTTGAAACATTTTTCGGGTAAAAAACGCAAAATTAAGACACTCCAGCAGCTAGCACAATTAAAAGGTGATGAGAGGAGACAAATTTTACGTAATTTGACTGATGAACAGTACGAAGATGTTATGAGAGTACTTGGAAACATGCCTtatgttgattttaaagttcAGTCAGaag ttATTGACGACGATAATCCAACGGTTTACACAGCGGAAGCTGTAGTTACGGTAACGGTAACTCTGTATCGCAAAGACATGCGTCATTTATTTGGCGACGAGTCAGTGAAAGAAAAAACGGTCGAAGATGACGAGGACAAGGACAGCAATAATGAGGAAGCAGAACCTTCGTCAGCGAAGTCGGCTCTCTGGCGTAAGCAGAAGAAAGGCACCAAGAAGACGCGCAATAAAAAACAGCAGCGAGTCACTAAGAAAACTCCGACAACAAAACAGCCGGTCAAGTCTGAAAAGTCACCGAACTCAAAAGAAGCTTCGGAGAGTGAAAAAACTAATCAGGAGAAAGACAAAGTTGAGAAGAGTGATAAGAATGAGAGTGATAAATTGGGCAGAGAGTCCAATGGAAGTGAGAGTGAAGCTGAGAGTGAAAAGAGCGAAGAGGAAACGGAGTCAAAGGCTGAAGAAAAGAAAGAGTCCTTTGAAGATGAGGATGACGATGAGTGGGAAAAATTCCAGCAGAGGATGAACAAGAGGGAAAAAGTGCTGGAGGGAAGGAGTAATTTGTCCCATGAAGTCCACTGTCCGCTCTTTCCTGATGTTAAGCAGGAGTACTGGTGGGTTTATATTTGCGATCGTAAGTCGCATACTTTAATTACCACGCCGGTTCATATTACCTCGCTGGTGGACAAGGAGGAGGTACAATTAAGATTCACGGCTCCCAGTTGGCCCAGAGTTTACACCTTCTCAGTTTGTTTGAGAAGTGATTCTTACTTAGGATTCTACCAGACCCAAGATATcaag CTGGATGTCAAAGAAGCGCCAGCAGTACCGACACAACATCCGCAGTGGGACATTTCCGACGAAGAAACTGCTGAAGAAGTTGACGTCGGCGATGAACATTCCGAGTACACGACTGACGAAGATGTCAGcgataatgaataa
- the LOC130665687 gene encoding RNA polymerase I-specific transcription initiation factor RRN3 has translation MSVVSSRSTATTISSILKGKTASSNVTSNRNRVNFQLPKNLKNILLNYQSPIERKSYENLIGTLRDANIKDNEFVELLQEVRPCISLLGNDHTFLVNALVKINWTDRGEEATDAYKAFLEDLVCVHSYHCKLVIDQLICLFKVSDEDKEWEDGKPREQDIIKLNHVHNVIFKFLKIVPMSSTILVQSLRTLYPYYKKSAHSHQVYLYFSLQIMEYAPQLRSEIISTIIEKLTILDVNVPRTEIENYREKDEDEEVFKIDSVQETDKADSDHPLAHTLDICMDILMTYIYEYCHPDDELDQDNLKKIYFELLQPFEKVVLHTHASHHVQFIMFYICSFKTAVAEAFLNWLWQKVSNPNVAPIIRQSAVSYIASLLARGNFIPITLITGLLQDMTNWIHSYIAAQDSLESANSDVRAHTVFYSVCQAVFYIVGFRSRELVSTRKNLLFLQGLNFTKIISCRLNPLRVCLPVVVQHFAAVTRTYQLAYCYSIMEHNSRSNLPVLQTTNRFVKWLDTFFPFDPYVLIRSSQKIDPIYLHYQGSSVDLNPSLSTTDSNDQENDEDDDFMDVSYPQDSLNYHRDKFSYSSSPGFIHA, from the exons atgtCTGTGGTGTCATCAAGATCGACAGCAACGACCATATCATCAATTTTGAAAGGAAAAACTGCTAGCTCCAACGTCACCAGTAATAGAAATCGTGTAAATTTTCAGCTGcccaagaatttaaaaaatattcttctAAATTATCAGTCTCCTATCGAGAGAAAGtcttatgaaaatcttatCGGCACTTTGAGGGATGCAAATATCAAG GACAATGAGTTTGTGGAGCTGCTCCAGGAAGTAAGACCTTGTATATCACTGCTGGGAAATGATCACACATTTTTGGTGAACGCTTTGGTTAAAATAAACTGGACAGATCGCGGTGAGGAAGCTACTGATGCTTACAAGGCTTTTCTAGAAGATTTGGTTTGCGTTCATTCTTATCACTGTAAGCTGGTTATTGACCAGCTGATCTGTTTGTTCAAAGTCAGTGATGAAGACAAGGAATGGGAGGACGGTAAACCTAGAGAGCAAGACATCATTAAGCTGAATCATGTCcacaatgtaatttttaaatttttgaaaattgtccCCAT GTCAAGCACAATATTGGTACAGTCTTTAAGGACACTGTAtccttattataaaaaatcagcACACTCACATCAagtatatttgtatttttcatTACAAATAATGGAATACGCGCCGCAACTGAGATCTGAAATAATCTCAACAATAATcgaaaa ATTAACAATCCTGGATGTCAATGTACCGCGAacggaaattgaaaattaccgCGAGAAAGACGAGGACGaagaagtatttaaaatagacTCGGTCCAAGAAACCGACAAAGCTGACTCGGATCACCCGCTGGCGCACACTCTGGATATATGCATGGACATACTTATGACTTATATATACGAGTACTGTCATCCGGACGACGAATTGGACCAGGataatcttaaaaaaatttactttgagCTTCTACAGCCGTTTGAAAAAGTTGTTTTGCACACCCACGCCTCCCATCACGTGCAATTCATCATGTTCTACATCTGCAGCTTCAAAACAGCCGTCGCGGAAGCTTTTCTCAATTGGCTCTGGCAGAAAGTATCCAATCCAAATGTTGCGCCCATCATTCGTCAGTCCGCGGTTTCTTATATCGCGAGTTTACTAGCAcgtggaaattttattcctatcac tttaataACTGGACTGTTACAAGACATGACTAATTGGATTCACAGCTACATCGCAGCCCAAGATAGTCTCGAAAGTGCAAACAGTGACGTCAGAGCACACACGGTTTTTTATTCAGTATGTCAAGCTGTTTTTTACATCGTAGGGTTTAGAAGTCGAGAGCTTGTGTCCACAAGAAAAA atcTACTATTTCTCCAGGgattaaatttcacaaaaataatttcctgTCGTTTGAATCCACTGCGTGTGTGTCTTCCGGTAGTAGTTCAGCATTTCGCAGCAGTAACACGAACATACCAATTGGCCTACTGTTACTCAATAATGGAACACAACTCCCGAAGTAATTTACCTGTACTACAGACAACAAACAGATTTGTAAAATGGCTCGATACATTTTTCCCATTCGATCCTTATGTTTTAATCCGAAGCTCACAAAAAATAGACCCGATTTATCTGCACTATCAAGGCTCCAGCGTCGACTTGAACCCCTCGCTGTCAACGACCGACAGTAATGACCAAGAGAATGACGAAGACGACGACTTTATGGACGTTTCGTATCCCCAAGACTCACTCAATTATCACCGGGACAAGTTTTCTTACAGTTCATCTCCAGGATTTATACACGCGTAA
- the LOC130665683 gene encoding diacylglycerol lipase-beta-like isoform X1 — protein sequence MKRIKMPALHLFGRKWLAATDDLVYPGLFEIFIRVVWFVLIGIACLRYYGETWQCKVGGQLVRVFFGGELVILGVVTILVFIMVNHSARGSITDTYARRFVEPLLTVKVLLLVPEIAWNILGSLWVLSDHVQCTDEHYTITVIEALVFFDWVLIGLALLGLALVFDPLGSLTYSDKVIEDSVEHGKVSRIWLRRFKFLWWMHRDESATETFQHVAGLLSALFRGTDLVPSDVVAGCILLRIRQKRETLELRRLKILDRPEYTIDSRIIFTNTPAWMSLEWAHHYMKLSIASYGWLFVLYQNACTGCCKLIPHMSCCGCSTRHQPIVLEDNCCLCSLAGVKYLSQLSQDDILFASFRNHLCEIPFCVVADHKTASIVIVIRGSLSLRDLITDIAAASDSFEPEGLPPGSMAHRGMIIGAKMLLKQLDQHKILEKAFATYPNYGLTVTGHSLGAGLAVLLALLIRPRYPDLKVYAFATPAGLLSREAARATEDFVLSVGLGDDLVMRLSVDSMENFRTSLLITLQACRLPKYRVVLNGFGYALFGVPDRDLHRTWRSGNTINSIPGQLPLLAGETSGVRQSETMILERDVTRRRYSKVRLYNAGRILHIARLKSSQEDTSDKKSKKDQQYQMRWAQAEDFMELSVMPRMLLDHLPENLEIALGTLLKQQQDLPVYLDSS from the exons ATGAAGAGAAT aaaaatgcCTGCATTGCATCTGTTCGGTCGTAAATGGCTCGCAGCGACTGATGATCTCGTCTATCCAGgtctttttgaaattttcattcgTGTTGTTTG GTTTGTGTTGATAGGAATTGCATGCTTGAGATATTATGGAGAAACTTGGCAGTGCAAAGTCGGTGGTCAACTTGTACGTGTTTTTTTTGGCGGTGAATTAGTTATACTTGGTGTTGTTACCATTCTTGTTTTTATTATGGTCAATCACAGCGCACGAGGGTCTATTACTGATACTTATGCACGGAGATTTGTTGAGCCGCTTTTGACagtcaa ggTCCTGCTGCTGGTTCCAGAAATTGCCTGGAATATACTGGGATCCCTTTGGGTACTAAGTGACCACGTCCAGTGCACAGACGAGCATTACACAATAACAGTGATCGAAGCCCTTGTGTTCTTTGACTGGGTGCTCATCGGGTTGGCGTTGCTCGGTCTCGCTCTTGTCTTCGATCCCCTCGGGTCTCTCACCTACTCTGACAAAGTTATCGAGGACTCGGTCGAGCACGGCAAGGTGTCGCGCATCTGGCTTCGCCGGTTCAAATTCTTATGGTGGATGCACCGAGACGAGAGTGCCACCGAGACATTCCAACATGTTGCTG GACTACTGAGTGCGCTATTCAGAGGCACCGATTTAGTCCCATCAGATGTTGTCGCCGGATGCATTTTATTGCGAATACGTCAGAAACGTGAAACACTCGAGTTACGTCGCTTGAAAATTCTCGATCGTCCCGAGTATAcaattg attcacggataatatttacaaacaCGCCAGCATGGATGTCACTAGAATGGGCTCATCATTACATGAAACTATCGATAGCATCGTACGGATGGCTATTTGTATTGTATCAAAACGCGTGTACAGGTTGTTGCAAATTGATTCCTCACATGAGTTGCTGCGGTTGCTCAACAAGACACCAGCCAATTGTTCTTGAGGACAATTGCTGTCTCTGTAGTCTCGCTGGCGTTAAATATCTTTCACAATTGTCTCAAGATGACATTCTTTTCGCATCTTTTCGCAATCATCTGTGCGAA attCCATTTTGTGTCGTCGCTGATCACAAAACCGCAAGTATCGTGATAGTAATCAGAGGTTCATTGTCATTGAGAGATCTTATTACTGACATTGCTGCCGCGTCTGATTCATTTGAACCTGAGGGTTTACCGCCCGGTAGTAtg gcaCACCGAGGAATGATTATTGGCGCAAAAATGCTTCTGAAACAACTGGACCAGCATAAAATACTCGAGAAAGCATTTGCGACATACCCCAATTACGGATTGACTGTAACAG gtCACAGTCTCGGTGCCGGCCTTGCTGTTCTTCTGGCATTACTTATACGTCCacgttaccccgatttaaaaGTTTACGCTTTTGCAACTCCAG CCGGATTGCTGAGCAGAGAAGCCGCTCGAGCGACTGAAGATTTCGTGCTGTCGGTCGGGTTAGGCGATGATCTAGTGATGCGACTGAGTGTCGACAGCATGGAAAACTTCAGAACATCTTTGCTGATCACTCTGCAGGCTTGCAGGTTACCCAAA TACCGAGTTGTGTTGAATGGATTTGGATACGCATTATTTGGAGTACCAGACAGAGATTTACACAGAACTTGGAGAAGTGGTAATACAATAAATTCAATACCTGGACAGTTACCGCTACTTGCTGGTGAAACTTCTGGTGTACGTCAatcg gAAACAATGATCTTAGAACGTGATGTCACAAGGAGAAGATATTCTAAAGTAAGATTATACAATGCTGGTCGTATTCTTCATATTGCGCGTCTTAAATCTTCACAAGAAGATACTAG tgataaaaaatcaaaaaaagacCAGCAGTATCAAATGCGATGGGCGCAGGCTGAAGACTTTATGGAACTTTCAGTAATGCCGCGAATGTTACTGGATCACTTAccagaaaatttagaaatagcACTAGGTACTCTATTGAAACAACAACAAGACCTACCGGTTTATTTAGATTCatcgtaa